In one Silene latifolia isolate original U9 population chromosome 10, ASM4854445v1, whole genome shotgun sequence genomic region, the following are encoded:
- the LOC141607674 gene encoding uncharacterized protein LOC141607674: MTDIPATGAYYTWTNKQETQSRVYSRLDRFLINQEWGDQFPDMVAHFHPVGLFDHSPCIVSHNQIGGMKRASFKYLNTWGKAPTFIPKVQMVWQQELPGHKMFCVVKKLKALKPDLKEINRECFSDIENATVLAEKELYAVQTQLYQDPQQADLIQQEIKISDSLRRLTEARDSVLLQKAKVKWTEHGDSNSAYFHGVIRRRCNQNKVI, translated from the coding sequence ATGACTGATATCCCTGCTACTGGTGCTTACTATACCTGGACTAATAAGCAAGAGACTCAGTCAAGAGTGTATAGTAGACTTGATAGATTCCTGATAAATCAAGAGTGGGGGGATCAATTCCCTGATATGGTTGCTCATTTTCATCCTGTTGGACTGTTTGACCACAGTCCATGTATTGTCAGTCATAATCAGATAGGAGGCATGAAGAGAGCCAGCTTCAAGTACTTAAACACGTGGGGTAAAGCTCCAACTTTTATTCCAAAAGTTCAAATGGTGTGGCAACAAGAGCTTCctggccataaaatgttttgTGTTGTGAAAAAATTGAAAGCTTTGAAACCTGAtctaaaagaaataaatagagaATGCTTCTCTGATATTGAAAATGCTACTGTACTGGCAGAGAAGGAGTTATATGCAGTGCAAACTCAATTGTATCAAGACCCTCAGCAAGCTGATCTCATCCAGCAGGAAATCAAAATCTCTGATTCTTTGAGGAGATTAACTGAGGCAAGGGACAGTGTCCTCTTGCAAAAGGCTAAGGTAAAATGGACTGAACATGGGGATAGTAACTCTGCTTATTTCCATGGTGTCATAAGAAGGAGATGCAATCAGAATAAGGTTATTTAA